GTGTTTCATCATTAACATCCATCGTTCACCAATAGGTACAATTGAGCACGGCCCCAAAATTGACGGAAGTCACCAGGCGGCTTTGACACTGCAAGAGAACATGACACATAGATTCAACTGTCAGTCAGACAGCTGGGATCCCCGAGCACCTCCCTTACTCACCTGGTACCTGAACAGAGAGCAACAGAACGAACCATCATCGAACCCCAGGCGGCTGGTGATGACATCAAAAGAAAGGTCCAAGGTCATCAGACCAGGGAGCAATCACAACACTACCTTCTCTTTGCGAGCCAAGAAGTGGGACAGGGAACTGGTTTGTGTTTCGTCAAACCCTAAGACAGGAGAGAGCTATAACGCCACCGTCACACTCAACGTCCAGTGTGAGTATGTGTACTCATGTCGGTTTGATTTTGGCGTTAAATGTACACTCCACCAGTCTCTGCAACTacagtttatttaaaaaacaaactggacTTATGTGAAGCCCAGTACTCAAATGCTGCATTTCTTGTCCATCTTTCCTTTGtctcctagttcagccagagaTCATTAAGGTCAGTGCCCATTACAGTGAAACCTCAGACCCCGGACTGTCCCTGGTTCTCTTTGCCTTGGTACGATCCAACCCACCTGCCACCATCACCTTTGTGGACCAGTCAGGACAGCCTGTAGCGAACACCACAGACTTCCTCATCCTGGACTCGAGAAGCTACCCCTGGCTGACCAATCACACGCTGAGGGTCACACTCAGCAGCCTATCGGGGAACGTCTCGTTGATTGCCAGCAACAGTGTCGGAACGGTGCAGAGCAACCTCACCCTGGCAGGTTAATCACAAAGGTTCAGTAAGAAATGAAAAGATGTCACTTCAACCATATTAACCCCAGCACATAGTCCAACCCTTCAACCATATGTGTGTTGTGGTGCAAGACTTTATATCTGCATGCTTTTGtatgtccatgtgtgtgtaaTATCTCATTAACAGTACAATAACCCATAGGGATCACCTATGGAGTAGATTAGTGGATAAGAGTTTTGGGTGGTTTATATATTTGGATATAAGGAGCCATGGGATCgatggacaaaggtgtttggtgatgccagtatCTCTGCAAGAGAATGAAGATCTTTTCGGTCCTAC
The sequence above is drawn from the Thalassophryne amazonica chromosome 4, fThaAma1.1, whole genome shotgun sequence genome and encodes:
- the LOC117508236 gene encoding transmembrane protein 25; translated protein: MECVCLRWYSGSAVIFLHTLALSWTGTIEHGPKIDGSHQAALTLQENMTHRFNCQSDSWDPRAPPLLTWYLNREQQNEPSSNPRRLVMTSKERSKVIRPGSNHNTTFSLRAKKWDRELVCVSSNPKTGESYNATVTLNVQFQPEIIKVSAHYSETSDPGLSLVLFALVRSNPPATITFVDQSGQPVANTTDFLILDSRSYPWLTNHTLRVTLSSLSGNVSLIASNSVGTVQSNLTLAEFLQSRVEVPMLGIVTGGSMAFMALLILSLIVLCLMQKNKSKSVDEPVEILMMKKSDSTNVKTEKHDKIYIPRENMSLPSNVHLYDLSTLQKAREVAQRNSFREKKEEEEEDLSLAYAARGFARYPMVGYIYKVNSTSSEEIWL